Proteins encoded within one genomic window of Oryza brachyantha chromosome 7, ObraRS2, whole genome shotgun sequence:
- the LOC102717084 gene encoding pectinesterase-like yields the protein MSKGAIIGASTVLVVAVVAAVCVVSFKNNGGGGKADDGGELSMSVKSVKAFCQPTDYQQTCEAELTQAAANGSSPTDLAKAIFAVTSEKISKAISESATLEELRNDQRTSGALQNCKELLEYAVEDLKTSFDKLGGFGMTDFNKAVDDLRTWLSAALTYQDTCLDGFLNTTTDAAAKMRTALNSSQELTEDILAVVDQFSATLGSLSFGRRLLGEDGMPTWMSEGGKRELLAAAGPEAGPEAFTPNVTVAADGSGDFKTIGEAVAKVPPKNAQRYTIYVKAGMYKEYVSVGRPATNVAMIGDGADKTIITGNKNFKMNLTTKDTATMEAIGNGFFMRGIRVENTAGPENHQAVALRAQSDQAVFYQCTFDGYQDTLYPHAQRQFFRDCTVTGTIDFIFGNSQVVLQNCLIQPRKPMANQVNIITAQGRREKRSAGGTVLHNCTVEPHPDLEKFTDKVKTYLARPWKEFSRTIFVQNELGALVDPVGWLEWNGNFGLDTLFYAEVDNHGPGADMSKRAKWKGIQALTYGDVQKEFTVEVFIQGQQFIPKFNVPYIPALLPQSETDRTH from the exons ATGAGCAAAGGCGCTATCATCGGTGCGTCCACCGTCCTGGTCGTGGCGGTCGTCGCTGCCGTCTGTGTCGTCTCCTTCAAgaacaacggcggcggcggcaaggccgACGATGGAGGCGAGCTGTCCATGTCGGTCAAGTCGGTCAAGGCCTTCTGCCAGCCCACGGACTACCAGCAGACGTGCGAGGCGGAGCTGACCCAGGCCGCCGCCAACGGCAGCTCGCCCACCGACCTTGCCAAGGCCATCTTCGCCGTCACGTCGGAGAAGATCTCCAAGGCCATCAGCGAGTCGGCCACGCTGGAGGAGCTCCGGAACGACCAGCGCACGTCGGGCGCGCTGCAGAACTGCAAGGAGCTGCTGGAGTACGCCGTCGAGGACCTCAAGACGTCCTTCGACAAGCTCGGCGGCTTCGGCATGACCGACTTCAACAAGGCCGTCGACGACCTCCGCACGTGGCTCAGCGCCGCGCTCACGTACCAGGACACCTGCCTCGATGGCTTCCTCAACACcaccaccgacgccgccgccaagaTGCGCACCGCGCTCAACAGCTCGCAGGAGCTGACGGAGGACATCCTGGCCGTCGTCGACCAGTTCTCCGCCACGCTCGGCAGCCTCAGCTTCGGGCGGCGGCTGCTCGGCGAGGACGGCATGCCCACGTGGATGTCGGAGGGCGGCAAGCGGGAGCTGCTGGCCGCGGCGGGGCCGGAGGCCGGGCCGGAGGCGTTCACGCCGAAcgtgacggtggcggcggacgggAGCGGCGACTTCAAGACGatcggcgaggcggtggcgaaGGTGCCGCCGAAGAACGCGCAGAGGTACACCATCTACGTGAAGGCCGGGATGTACAAGGAGTACGTGTCGGtggggcggccggcgacgaacgTGGCGATGATAGGCGACGGCGCCGATAAGACGATCATCACGGGGAACAAGAACTTCAAGATGAACCTGACGACCAAGGACACGGCGACGATGGAGGCGATCGGGAACGGGTTCTTCATGCGGGGGATCAGGGTGGAGAACACGGCGGGGCCGGAGAACCACCAGGCGGTGGCGCTCCGCGCGCAGAGCGACCAGGCCGTCTTCTACCAGTGCACCTTCGACGGCTACCAGGACACGCTCTACCCGCACGCGCAGCGCCAGTTCTTCCGCGACTGCACCGTCACCGGCACCATCGACTTCATCTTCGGGAACTCGCAG GTGGTTCTTCAGAACTGCTTGATCCAGCCGCGGAAGCCGATGGCGAACCAGGTGAACATCATAACGGCGCAGGGGCGGCGGGAGAAGAGGTCAGCGGGGGGGACGGTGCTGCACAACTGCACGGTGGAGCCGCACCCGGACCTGGAGAAGTTCACGGACAAGGTGAAGACGTACCTGGCGCGGCCGTGGAAGGAGTTCTCGCGCACCATCTTCGTGCAGAACGAGCTTGGGGCGCTGGTGGACCCCGTGGGGTGGCTGGAGTGGAACGGCAACTTCGGCCTCGACACCCTCTTCTACGCGGAGGTGGACAACCACGGCCCCGGCGCCGACATGAGCAAGCGCGCCAAGTGGAAGGGCATCCAGGCCCTCACCTACGGGGACGTCCAGAAGGAGTTCACCGTCGAGGTCTTCATCCAGGGCCAGCAGTTCATCCCCAAGTTCAACGTCCCCTACATCCCCGCCCTTCTCCCCCAGTCGGAGACGGACAGGACGCACTGA
- the LOC102716798 gene encoding COBRA-like protein 7 yields the protein MAVLFAAAVFLLLITVAQAQAQPANTPEDCNGILLTYNLDRRVKIRPFVDAADDQPYSFQANATLLNSGTRALRSWTLLLTFAHREIIVTADGAVLTSAADLPYDTTARNATSFSGYPQTDLLTPIATAGDLTKIRATLILVGTLFAGPDPYVPLPSALSLADPSYTCPPAKNVSTFLSTCCVLTPEAAANETAGDLNAARRTSYLPRGTGDLVITYDVLQADDTNYLAQVTLENDALLGRLDGWQLSWEWLRGEFIGSMRGAYPRHVDARDCVYGAQGSYYKGLDFSKVLSCDRRPAVFDLPPSSRDDNDMGRVNHCCRNGTMLPKSVDAVQSKSAFQMVVYKMPPDLNRTKLYAPTNFNISGASPLNPEYACGQPVRVSPTELPDPSGLASTTLALATWQVVCNMTTSPSKTPSCCVTFSAFYNESVIPCRTCACGCPAASCSKTEPSMLLPPYALLMPFERRAREAVKWAGEKRLGVPWPMPCGDNCGVSINWHVATDYAGGWSARATLFNWEEADVAEWFMAVEMEEEGFEFEQAFTFNATAVGNSSMILMRGLEGLQYLKGESNMSGGDYPVAGKLQSVLLFSKKQKRRRSIIGGEGFPSRVLFNGHECAMPLRIPSGANLVRSLPPPLVSIILLLQLLLQSVLLV from the coding sequence ATGGCCGTCttgtttgctgctgctgtcttTCTTCTGCTCATCACCGTGGCACAGGCGCAGGCACAGCCTGCAAATACGCCGGAGGACTGCAACGGCATACTCCTCACCTACAACCTCGACCGCCGTGTCAAGATCAGGCCTTTCGTCGATGCAGCCGACGACCAGCCCTACTCCTTCCAGGCCAACGCCACCCTCCTCAACTCCGGCACCCGCGCTCTCCGCTCCTGGACCCTGCTGCTCACCTTCGCCCATCGCGAGATCATCGTCACCGCCGATGGCGCCGTGCTCACCTCGGCCGCCGACCTGCCGTACGACACCACGGCCCGCAACGCCACCTCCTTCTCCGGCTACCCGCAGACGGACCTCCTCACCCcgatcgccaccgccggcgacctcACCAAGATACGGGCGACGCTCATCCTGGTCGGCACGCTGTTCGCCGGCCCAGACCCGTACGTGCCGCTCCCTTCGGCGCTCTcgctcgccgacccgtcctaTACCTGCCCGCCGGCCAAGAACGTCTCCACGTTCCTCTCCACCTGCTGCGTGCTCACGCCCGAGGCCGCGGCGAACGAGACCGCCGGCGACTTGAACGCCGCCAGGAGGACGTCGTACCTCCCGCGCGGCACGGGCGATCTGGTGATCACCTACGACGTGCTCCAGGCGGACGACACCAACTACCTGGCGCAGGTCACCCTGGAGAACGACGCGCTTCTGGGCCGCCTCGACGGCTGGCAACTGTCGTGGGAGTGGCTCCGCGGCGAGTTCATCGGCTCCATGCGAGGCGCCTACCCGCGCCATGTCGACGCCAGAGACTGCGTCTACGGCGCGCAGGGGAGCTACTACAAGGGCCTCGACTTCTCCAAGGTGCTCAGCTGCGACCGCAGGCCGGCCGTTTTCGATCTGCCGCCGTCGAGCCGCGACGACAACGACATGGGGCGGGTCAACCACTGCTGCCGGAACGGCACCATGCTGCCCAAGTCCGTCGACGCCGTGCAGTCCAAGTCGGCATTCCAGATGGTGGTGTACAAGATGCCGCCGGACCTCAACCGGACCAAGCTGTACGCTCCGACCAACTTCAACATCTCCGGCGCGTCACCGCTGAATCCGGAGTACGCGTGCGGGCAACCGGTGCGGGTGAGCCCGACGGAGCTCCCGGACCCGAGCGGGCTCGCGTCGACGACACTGGCGCTGGCAACGTGGCAAGTGGTGTGCAACATGACGACGTCGCCGTCCAAGACGCCCAGCTGCTGCGTGACCTTCTCGGCGTTCTACAACGAGTCGGTGATCCCATGCAGGACCTGCGCGTGCGGCTGCCCGGCGGCGTCGTGCAGCAAGACGGAGCCGTCGATGCTCCTGCCGCCGTACGCGCTGCTGATGCCGTTCGAGAGgcgggcgagggaggcggtgAAGTGGGCCGGCGAGAAGCGGCTGGGGGTGCCATGGCCGATGCCCTGCGGCGACAACTGCGGCGTGAGCATAAACTGGCACGTGGCGACGGACTACGCCGGCGGGTGGAGCGCGCGGGCGACGCTGTTCAACTGGGAGGAGGCGGACGTGGCGGAGTGGTTCATGGCggtggagatggaggaggaggggttcGAGTTCGAGCAGGCGTTCACGTTCAACGCGACGGCGGTGGGGAACAGCAGCATGATCTTGATGCGGGGGCTGGAAGGGCTGCAGTACCTCAAGGGGGAGAGCAACATGAGCGGCGGCGACTACCCGGTGGCCGGGAAGCTGCAGTCGGTGCTCTTGTTCAGCAAGAagcagaagaggaggaggagcatcatcggcggcgaggggtTCCCGTCCAGGGTGTTGTTCAACGGCCACGAGTGCGCCATGCCGCTGAGGATTCCCAGCGGTGCCAATCTTGTCCGatcgcttcctcctcctcttgtaTCAATAATTCTTCTGCTGCAGCTGCTACTCCAGTCAGTACTACTTGTGTAA